From a single Alloactinosynnema sp. L-07 genomic region:
- a CDS encoding HAD-IA family hydrolase has translation MLPLAELYPRDRLAVEVSLWSADLADLGADVARLAPYADVFHIDASDTRFVPSPLFFPDLIAALRPHTEVPFHVHIMAERALPLVEAFAQAGVDLLSVHAEADDVRDALHAVRALGGTAGIALRLDTPVDTIAAYLDDVDFVVLIGTPLGTKGTTMDPTAPDRLRRLRALAARTGRDQLRVIADGGIREDTVPSLADAGADAVVAGSLLLGSDDLAATTTWLHNQRRDPTFDGQRAEERTTPAAAGPLESWVVSVDLWGTLITYGDRDAEAAWRIREFETVLADFGHDLPSDQIREAILTVRADTQQRQRTTGEQPPVRGQVEQMLTVMDLAPDTRLVDTLLVPHTHAVLRACPDLIPGAHNALWALRQAGARLVLTSNTLATPASVSRLILDDHDLGTVFDETVFSSDVGLAKPRREMFAAVAAAAGADLDRVVHVGNSLTTDIQGALNAGCRAVLFNPRGKPCPAGVRAITTLDQMPDAVLATCA, from the coding sequence ATGCTGCCGCTGGCTGAGCTGTACCCGCGCGACCGGCTCGCGGTCGAGGTGTCGCTGTGGTCGGCCGACCTGGCCGACCTGGGCGCGGACGTCGCTCGGCTGGCCCCCTACGCCGACGTCTTCCACATCGACGCCTCCGACACCCGCTTCGTGCCCAGCCCGCTGTTCTTCCCAGACCTCATCGCGGCGCTGCGACCGCACACGGAGGTGCCGTTCCACGTCCACATCATGGCCGAGCGCGCCCTGCCCCTGGTCGAAGCGTTCGCCCAAGCCGGGGTGGACCTGCTGTCCGTACACGCGGAGGCCGACGACGTCCGCGACGCCCTGCACGCAGTCCGCGCGCTGGGCGGCACCGCTGGCATCGCACTGCGCCTGGACACACCCGTCGACACCATCGCCGCGTACCTCGACGACGTTGACTTCGTGGTCCTCATCGGCACACCGCTGGGCACCAAGGGCACCACGATGGACCCGACGGCGCCGGATCGCCTCCGGCGCCTACGGGCGCTGGCCGCCCGCACCGGCCGAGACCAGCTTCGTGTCATCGCCGACGGCGGCATCCGCGAGGACACCGTTCCCTCGCTCGCCGACGCCGGCGCCGACGCCGTGGTCGCCGGATCGTTGTTGCTGGGCAGCGACGACCTCGCGGCCACCACCACATGGCTGCACAACCAGCGGCGCGACCCGACGTTCGACGGACAGCGTGCCGAGGAGCGGACGACACCGGCCGCGGCAGGCCCGCTGGAGAGCTGGGTGGTCAGCGTCGACCTGTGGGGAACGCTGATCACCTACGGCGACCGCGATGCCGAGGCCGCCTGGCGGATCCGCGAGTTCGAGACCGTGCTCGCCGACTTCGGCCACGACCTGCCCTCGGACCAGATCCGTGAGGCGATCCTCACCGTGCGCGCGGACACCCAGCAACGCCAACGCACGACCGGCGAACAACCTCCGGTGCGCGGCCAAGTCGAGCAGATGCTCACCGTCATGGACCTGGCCCCGGACACGAGGCTGGTCGACACCCTGCTCGTGCCGCACACCCACGCGGTCCTGCGGGCGTGCCCCGACCTCATCCCCGGCGCGCACAACGCGCTCTGGGCACTGAGGCAGGCCGGAGCCCGGCTCGTGCTGACCTCCAACACCCTCGCCACCCCGGCGTCCGTGTCCCGTCTCATCCTCGACGACCACGACCTGGGCACGGTGTTCGACGAGACCGTCTTCTCCTCCGATGTCGGGCTGGCCAAGCCTCGCCGCGAGATGTTCGCCGCGGTCGCCGCCGCCGCGGGCGCGGACCTGGACCGAGTGGTGCACGTCGGCAACAGCCTGACCACCGACATCCAGGGCGCGCTGAACGCTGGATGCCGCGCGGTGCTGTTCAACCCGCGCGGCAAACCCTGCCCCGCCGGCGTGCGGGCTATCACCACCCTCGACCAGATGCCCGACGCCGTCCTGGCGACCTGCGCCTGA
- a CDS encoding sugar phosphate isomerase/epimerase: protein MPLGVNLCFAVKRMPEPERWAAFVREELGLDRVQFTFDLLDPWWPDEQRARLACRVRDAAAAYDLVIDSCFVGLAHYVPSGLLDPDADARAAALTWWQRAIDLTAELGAPAVGGPMGTISEADAADTNRRNDRQNELVDHLERLARRAADSGVRELLVEPTPILREYPAYIDHCQTLLNTLRGRGVDNVGLTLDTGHTMFQRLHGADAGIESWIHNLGSRIRQIHLDNTDGHGDPHWGWPHPQGTFDVGALAACLADNNLSDISVILEVYPRFEDNTAEVLKLIASSVEHCRAHFPVDAQVVRDAAAG, encoded by the coding sequence ATGCCCCTAGGCGTCAATCTTTGCTTCGCCGTCAAGCGGATGCCGGAACCGGAACGCTGGGCCGCGTTCGTACGCGAAGAGCTCGGCCTCGACCGGGTGCAGTTCACGTTCGACCTGCTCGACCCCTGGTGGCCCGACGAGCAGCGCGCCCGGCTGGCCTGCCGGGTACGCGACGCCGCCGCGGCGTACGACCTGGTCATCGACTCGTGCTTCGTCGGACTGGCGCACTACGTGCCCAGCGGCCTGCTCGACCCGGACGCCGACGCCCGCGCCGCCGCCCTGACCTGGTGGCAACGCGCCATCGACCTCACCGCCGAACTCGGCGCTCCGGCCGTCGGAGGTCCGATGGGCACTATCAGCGAGGCCGACGCCGCCGACACCAACCGCCGCAACGACCGCCAGAACGAGCTCGTCGACCACCTCGAACGACTCGCCCGCCGCGCCGCCGACAGCGGAGTACGCGAGCTGCTGGTCGAGCCGACCCCAATCCTGCGGGAGTACCCGGCCTACATCGACCACTGCCAGACCCTGCTGAACACCCTGCGCGGGCGCGGGGTCGACAACGTCGGGCTCACGCTGGATACCGGGCACACGATGTTCCAACGGCTGCACGGTGCCGACGCCGGGATCGAGAGCTGGATCCACAACCTCGGCTCGCGCATCCGACAGATCCACCTGGACAACACCGACGGCCACGGCGACCCGCACTGGGGCTGGCCGCACCCGCAGGGCACGTTTGACGTCGGCGCCCTCGCCGCCTGCCTGGCCGACAACAACCTCTCCGACATCTCGGTGATCCTGGAGGTCTACCCGCGGTTCGAGGACAACACCGCCGAGGTGCTGAAGCTGATCGCCAGCTCCGTCGAACACTGCCGCGCCCACTTCCCCGTCGACGCCCAGGTGGTCCGCGATGCTGCCGCTGGCTGA